A single genomic interval of Helianthus annuus cultivar XRQ/B chromosome 13, HanXRQr2.0-SUNRISE, whole genome shotgun sequence harbors:
- the LOC110900361 gene encoding putative disease resistance RPP13-like protein 1 — translation MADAATSALVKVILEKLADEAFKMYVRSQGIHSELENLGKELSQIQAVLHDASDKEIKDEAVKQWLIDLQHLAYDIDDVLDDVATEAMRRELTKESEASTSKVRNLIVPAWFTKFSLSHRLSPKIDGITIELQRLYKAKSDLGLIVKDENRKDPNRGNETSLLESCVVGREREKEKLLNKLLGDDQSSKENFSIIPIVGMGGVGKTTLARLLYNDTKVQGHFQLHVWICISDDFDIFKISKTLFQAVSGQKKEFEDLNQLQQALTEQFKDKRFLLVLDDVWTENYDHWEKLVRPLYSGAPGSRVIMTTRKIELLKMLGFDDLDLVESLSSEDALSLFAMHALGVDSFDSYPTLREKGEAIVKKCGTLPLALKAIGRLLRKKTPEKWDDVLNSKIWDSKYVGDLSADWKVIFPALMLSYHDLSANLKRLFAYCSLFPKDFLYNKEELVLLWMAEGFLNQSNATKSHEDFGQDDFEALLSRSFFQHAPNDETLYVMHDLMNDLATFVAKDFFLRFENHTESRKEAVTKYRHMSIIYEKYGVYKKFEPFKRARSLRTLLVINLGQNDRYCFNSSKFFIDLLPQVPLLRVLSLGGIDISEVPDFICSLKHLRYLNLSETLIENLPDNIGNLFNLQILMVCGCYELTKLPKSFLKLKNLRHFDFRGTASLKKLPLGIGKLKNLQTLPKIVIEEEDSGFAITELKGLNNLRGKLSIEGLCKVQSKMQAHEAQLTLKRLTKLELNWGEGSQHGTRQKEVLEELKPDSEWLKELAIKSYGGIEFPKWVGHPSFHRLVDVSISDCKNCTSLPPLGQLPSLKELYISSMPNVKFIGLEFTGTNQLTFAAFPSLEILRFEYMSSWKVWLTSNEVFDAVFPSLRKLEILYCPKLIEFSPETLPSLEILRLYMRGWKGWSINGEVSALSRLRELHIGSCSKLIELSPEKLPSLEILQFQNMLGWKIWSTNNAVFPCLGELYIADCPKLVDVSAEALPLLKVLKITRCGVGVLRSLVRAASSIAMLHMKSISGLTFEVWRGVMELLGGVEKVRIDECDEIRFLWESEEEASKVLVNIKELTVLRCFNLVSLGEKEEEDNLGGSSLSSLRMLTVSGCQKMERCFCPHSIERLDIGYCRSLTYVSFPTSATGGGQKLKSLHIRDCVNLKSIMQLGNFVYLTELYLNNCQSLESFPDLPLPLLTHLKIEKM, via the coding sequence GTCGTGAGCTGACCAAGGAATCAGAAGCAAGCACAAGCAAGGTAAGAAACCTCATCGTCCCAGCTTGGTTCACAAAGTTCTCACTAAGTCATAGGTTGTCTCCCAAGATAGATGGTATTACCATCGAGTTACAGCGTCTGTATAAAGCAAAATCTGATCTTGGTCTGATTGTGAAAGACGAAAACCGGAAAGATCCCAATAGAGGAAACGAAACCTCTTTGCTAGAATCTTGTGTTGTTGGACGAGAACGCGAGAAAGAGAAGCTGCTTAACAAGTTGTTGGGCGATGACCAGTCATCTAAGGAAAATTTTAGCATAATTCCCATAGTTGGAATGGGAGGGGTTGGTAAGACCACTCTGGCCAGACTTTTGTATAACGATACAAAGGTGCAGGGTCACTTTCAACTCCACGTATGGATTTGTATTTCTGATGATTTTGATATATTTAAGATAAGCAAAACTTTGTTTCAAGCTGTGTCTGGGCAAAAGAAGGAGTTTGAAGATTTAAATCAGCTTCAACAGGCTCTTACGGAGCAATTTAAAGACAAAAGATTTCTACTAGTTCTTGATGATGTGTGGACTGAGAACTATGACCATTGGGAAAAGCTAGTGCGCCCATTATATTCAGGGGCTCCTGGAAGTAGGGTTATCATGACAACTCGAAAAATTGAACTACTCAAAATGCTAGGTTTTGATGATCTAGACCTGGTGGAGAGTTTGTCATCTGAAGATGCTTTGTCCTTATTTGCTATGCATGCATTGGGTGTTGATAGCTTTGATTCATACCCAACACTTAGGGAAAAGGGTGAAGCTATTGTGAAAAAGTGTGGTACTTTGCCTTTGGCTTTAAAAGCAATTGGAAGGCTACTGAGGAAAAAAACACCAGAAAAATGGGATGACGTCTTAAATAGTAAAATATGGGATTCAAAATATGTTGGTGATCTTTCTGCAGATTGGAAGGTGATTTTTCCAGCCCTTATGTTAAGCTACCATGATCTTTCTGCAAATTTGAAGCGGTTGTTTGCATATTGCTCCTTGTTCCCTAAGGACTTCTTGTATAACAAAGAGGAGTTAGTCTTATTGTGGATGGCCGAAGGGTTCTTAAACCAATCAAATGCAACCAAGTCACATGAAGACTTTGGCCAAGATGATTTTGAAGCATTGTTGTCAAGGTCCTTTTTTCAGCATGCACCTAATGATGAAACTTTATATGTGATGCATGACTTGATGAATGACTTGGCCACATTTGTTGCCAAAGATTTCTTTCTAAGGTTTGAGAATCATACGGAATCGAGGAAGGAAGCTGTGACAAAGTACCGTCATATGTCAATTATTTATGAGAAATATGGAGTTTACAAGAAATTTGAGCCATTTAAAAGAGCCAGAAGTCTGAGAACATTGTTGGTAATAAACTTAGGTCAAAATGATCGCTACTGTTTCAATTCCAGTAAGTTTTTCATTGACTTACTTCCTCAGGTGCCACTATTAAGGGTCCTTTCTTTGGGTGGCATTGATATAAGTGAGGTACCAGATTTCATTTGCAGTTTGAAGCACTTGAGGTATCTTAACTTGTCTGAAACCTTGATCGAAAACCTACCAGATAATATTGGTAATCTTTTTAATCTACAGATATTGATGGTTTGTGGATGTTATGAATTGACTAAGTTGCCTAAAAGTTTCCTAAAGCTCAAAAATTTAAGGCATTTTGACTTTAGGGGTACTGCATCGCTCAAGAAGCTGCCCTTGGGGATTGGTAAGCTGAAAAACCTACAAACTCTCCCCAAGATCGTCATCGAAGAAGAAGACAGTGGCTTTGCTATAACCGAGCTTAAGGGATTAAACAATCTCCGTGGCAAACTTTCCATTGAAGGGTTGTGCAAAGTGCAAAGCAAAATGCAAGCACATGAGGCACAATTAACTCTAAAAAGGCTTACTAAGTTAGAGCTGAATTGGGGAGAGGGTTCTCAACATGGAACACGTCAAAAGGAGGTTCTCGAAGAGCTGAAACCTGATAGTGAATGGTTGAAAGAGCTTGCAATTAAGTCATATGGGGGAATAGAGTTTCCGAAATGGGTTGGGCATCCTTCTTTTCATCGGTTGGTTGATGTGTCGATAAGTGACTGTAAAAACTGTACATCTCTACCACCACTTGGGCAACTACCCTCACTTAAGGAGTTGTATATAAGTAGCATGCCTAATGTTAAATTCATAGGTTTGGAGTTTACCGGCACCAACCAGTTAACTTTTGCTGCCTTCCCTTCACTTGAAATACTAAGGTTTGAATATATGAGCAGCTGGAAGGTATGGTTAACCAGTAACGAGGTTTTTGATGCAGTGTTTCCAAGCCTTCGGAAGCTTGAGATCTTGTATTGTCCCAAGTTGATTGAATTCTCACCTGAAACACTACCTTCACTTGAAATCCTAAGGTTATATATGCGTGGGTGGAAGGGATGGTCAATCAATGGCGAGGTTTCAGCACTTTCACGCCTTAGAGAACTTCATATAGGTAGTTGTTCAAAGCTTATTGAACTCTCACCTGAAAAACTACCTTCACTTGAAATTTTACAGTTTCAAAATATGTTGGGATGGAAGATATGGTCAACCAACAATGCAGTTTTTCCTTGCCTTGGTGAGCTTTATATAGCAGATTGTCCCAAATTGGTTGATGTCTCAGCTGAAGCACTACCTTTGCTAAAGGTTTTAAAAATTACTAGATGTGGTGTTGGTGTGTTGAGAAGTCTGGTTCGGGCAGCTTCATCAATTGCCATGTTGCATATGAAATCTATTTCAGGGCTAACATTTGAGGTGTGGAGAGGTGTTATGGAGCTTCTTGGGGGAGTTGAAAAAGTAAGAATTGATGAATGTGATGAAATAAGATTCTTGTGGGAATCAGAAGAAGAGGCGAGTAAGGTTCTTGTGAATATAAAGGAATTGACAGTATTACGTTGCTTTAATTTGGTGAGTTTAGGAGAGAAAGAAGAGGAGGATAATTTGGGGGGCAGCAGCCTGTCATCTCTTAGGATGTTGACGGTAAGTGGTTGTCAAAAGATGGAGCGTTGTTTTTGTCCACATAGCATTGAACGTTTGGATATTGGTTATTGTCGTTCACTTACATATGTCTCCTTCCCAACATCAGCAACAGGAGGAGGGCAGAAGCTTAAGTCACTTCATATACGTGATTGTGTGAATTTGAAATCAATCATGCAATTGGGTAACTTCGTTTACCTCACTGAGTTGTATCTAAACAACTGTCAAAGTCTTGAGTCATTTCCCGACCTCCCACTGCCTCTTCTCACCCAtttgaaaatagaaaaaatgTGA